A genome region from Cucumis sativus cultivar 9930 chromosome 4, Cucumber_9930_V3, whole genome shotgun sequence includes the following:
- the LOC101211005 gene encoding uncharacterized protein LOC101211005 isoform X2: MALNGQQPVEQQPAAQKIQIYPTSSTGVSPFWREKYEKDAKKYWDIFYKKHQDRFFKDRHYLDKEWGQYFCVEERKVVLEIGCGAGNTVFPLIATYPNVFIHACDFSPRAVNLVKTHKDFNESRVAAFVCDLTADDVSNHISPSSIDVVMMIFVLSAVSPEKMSLVLQNVKKVLKPTGHVLFRDYATGDLAQERFDCKDQKISENFYVRGDGTRAFYFSNEFLTSMFKANGFDVKELNVCCKQVENRSRELIMNRRWVQAVFSVSEFATPEVKLTAGFSGQVETEPSSKENCSEVPVNDFELDFSEGVAIDMFGIPPSQDNEIVEVDVRGWNFKIKVLSREFQHTCKSTGLMLWESARLMASVLAENPTICAGKRVLELGCGCGGICSMVAVGSANLVVATDGDSSALNLLSQNVNSNLDPHFLTKLITERLEWGNSIHIETIREISEEGFDVIIGTDVTYVAEAILPLFSTAKELISSSKDSESALIFCHVLRRVDEPTIVSTAHQFGFRLADSWTAGVSSKSSQSIVSSWFADRDWDIPSTALNIMYFLLDN, from the exons ATGGCTTTGAATGGACAACAGCCTGTGGAGCAACAGCCAGCTGCTCAGAAGATTCAGATATACCCTACCTCTAGTACTGGAGTTTCTCCTTTCTGGAGAg AGAAGTATGAAAAGGATGCTAAGAAGTACTGGgatatcttttataaaaagcaTCAAGATCGA TTTTTCAAGGACCGACACTACCTGGACAAAGAATGGGGCCAATATTTTTGT gtagaagaaagaaaagttgttttgGAG ATTGGCTGTGGAGCAGGAAACACTGTTTTTCCCTTGATTGCTACATACCCTAATGTTTTCATTCATGCATGTGATTTCTCACCTCGAGCAGTGAATTTAGTCAAG ACACATAAAGACTTCAATGAGAGCCGTGTTGCTGCCTTTGTTTGTGATCTTACTGCTGATGACGTGAGCAACCACATTTCTCCGTCATCAATTGATGTAGTAATGATG atttttgttttgtctGCAGTTTCTCCAGAGAAGATGTCCCTGGTGTTgcaaaatgtgaaaaaagttttgaaa cCAACTGGACATGTTCTGTTTCGTGACTATGCAACTGGTGACCTTGCTCAG GAACGATTTGATTGTAAAGATCAAAAAATCAGTGAGAACTTTTATGTCCGAGGAGATGGAACT CGTGCTTTCTACTTCTCCAATGAGTTTCTTACAAGTATGTTTAAAGCAAATGGATTTGATGTTAAAGAACTCAACGTATGCTGCAAACAAGTTGAGAACAGATCAAGGGAATTGATCATGAatag GCGATGGGTTCAAGCTGTATTCAGCGTTTCAGAGTTTGCAACTCCAGAAGTTAAACTTACTGCAGGCTTTTCTGGTCAAGTTGAAACAGAACCTAGTTCGAAGGAGAATTGCTCGGAGGTGCCTGTCAATGATTTTGAACTTGACTTCTCTGAGGGTGTTGCAATTGATATGTTTGGAATTCCTCCTTCTCAGGATAATGAG ATTGTTGAGGTGGATGTTAGAGGGtggaatttcaaaattaaagttctCTCGAGAGAGTTTCAACACACCTGCAAATCCACCGGTTTGATGCTGTGGGAATCTGCTCGGTTGATGGCCTCTGTCCTGGCAGAAAATCCAACTATATGTGCTGGAAAGAGAGTGTTAGAGTTGGGGTGTGGCTGTGGGGGAATCTGCTCCATGGTTGCTGTTGGCTCCGCTAATCTCGTCGTTGCCACTGACGGAGATTCGAGTGCTCTCAATCTATTATCTCAAAACGTAAATTCAAATCTTGACCCACATTTCCTCACCAAACTAATTACCGAGAGACTAGAGTGGGGAAATAGCATCCATATTGAAACTATCAGAGAAATAAGCGAAGAAGGTTTTGATGTAATCATAGGGACTGATGTCACGTATGTTGCTGAGGCTATTTTGCCACTGTTTTCTACTGCAAAAGAGCTGATCTCATCTAGCAAGGATTCAGAAAGTGCATTGATTTTTTGCCACGTCCTGCGTCGAGTTGACGAGCCAACAATTGTGTCAACTGCTCATCAATTCGGTTTTAGGTTGGCTGATTCTTGGACTGCAGGAGTCTCATCTAAGTCATCCCAAAGCATTGTGAGCTCTTGGTTTGCTGATAGAGATTGGGATATCCCCAGTACTGCTTTGAATATTATGTACTTCCTTCTTGATAACTGA
- the LOC101210517 gene encoding probable magnesium transporter NIPA9 isoform X1: MWEPICLTLAAAAGNNIGKILQKKGTVILPPLSFKLKVIRAYAFNKTWIIGFLMDIFGAVLMLRALSLAPVSIIQPVSGCGLAILSIFSHFYLKEIMNVVDWMGIMLAGIGTIGNVWPCLVCQVFINIHLPCTHLQFTWLFSPFLGVGAGGEEQKASAISVFHLPWLAFIMTILFVLLNGWLHFYKRQRREQELMEFEVVEEIIYGLESGILFGMASVISKMGFLFLEQGFHQILVPICILISICCSATGFYYQTRGLKHGRAIVVSTCAAVASIVTGVLAGMLALGEELPSSPTGRLFLLLGWLLIIIGVILLVSSSRLIRRLTWLYRRFKRSGVDRNFGHRSGSAVRLRDSSPSAIIQTTTLQNLLSSKAKADA; the protein is encoded by the exons ATGTGGGAACCGATTTGCTTAACTTTAGCCGCCGCGGCCGGCAACAATATTGGCAAAATACTTCAGAAGAAGGGCACCGTCATTCTTCCTCCTCTCTCTTTCAAGCTCAAG GTGATAAGGGCTTACGCTTTTAACAAAACGTGGATCATTGGTTTTCTGATGGATATATTTGGAGCCGTTTTAATGTTGAGAGCGCTATCCCTCGCCCCT GTTTCTATAATTCAACCAGTTTCTGGGTGTGGACTCGCCATCCTCTctatattttcacatttttatctGAAGGAAATTATGAATGTTGTTGATTGGATGGGGATTATGCTTGCTGGTATTGGCACCATAGGTAAT GTTTGGCCATGCCTTGTATGCcaagtttttattaatattcatCTTCCTTGCACACATTTGCAATTTACTTGGCTATTTTCGCCATTTCTAGGGGTTGGTGCTGGAGGCGAGGAGCAAAAAGCCTCTGCAATATCAGTTTTTCATTTGCCATGGCTAGCATTCATCATGACCATCTTGTTT GTTCTTCTAAATGGCTGGCTTCATTTCTACAAACGTCAAAGGAGAGAACAAGAGTTG ATGGAATTCGaagttgttgaagaaataATATATGGCTTGGAATCTGGCATTTTGTTCGG GATGGCGTCTGTAATATCAAAGATGGGATTCTTATTCTTGGAGCAGGGTTTCCACCAAATATTGGTTCCCATATGCATCTTGATAAGTATTTGTTGCAGCGCTACAGGATTTTACTATCAG ACTCGGGGACTAAAACATGGGAGGGCAATTGTGGTTTCTACATGTGCTGCGGTGGCATCCATTGTCACTGGTGTCCTTGCTGGCATGCTCGCCCTGGGTGAAGAATTGCCCTCATCACCAACTGGTCGCCTTTTCCTTCTGCTGGGATG GTTGCTAATCATCATAGGTGTTATTCTGCTCGTGAGTTCCTCACGACTGATCCGACGCCTTACTTGGCTATACCGGCGCTTTAAGCGAAGTGGTGTTGATAGGAACTTTGGGCATAGATCTGGATCAGCTGTCCGCTTAAGAGACTCAAGCCCAAGTGCAATCATTCAGACAACAACGTTGCAAAATTTGTTGTCTTCAAAAGCAAAGGCTGACGCTTGA
- the LOC101210270 gene encoding cytokinin riboside 5'-monophosphate phosphoribohydrolase LOG8: protein MEESNSKSKFNRVCVFCGSNSGHRKVFSDAALDLGNELVQRKIDLVYGGGSVGLMGLISQTVYDGGCHVLGVIPKALMPHEISGQTVGEVRTVLDMHERKAAMARESDAFIALPGGYGTMEELLEMITWAQLGIHKKPVGLLNVDGYYNSLLALFDNGVVEGFIKPVAREIVISAPTAKELMEKMEEHTPFRENVAPHESWEMEHLGDYPSHETKP, encoded by the exons ATGGAAGAGAGTAATTCAAAAAGCAAGTTCAATAGGGTTTGTGTCTTCTGCGGCAGCAACTCGGGTCATCGAAAAGTTTTTAGCGATGCTGCTCTTGATTTGGGAAATGAATTG GTGCAAAGGAAGATTGATTTGGTGTACGGTGGAGGAAGTGTTGGGTTGATGGGATTGATATCCCAAACTGTATACGATGGAGGCTGCCATGTCCTTGG GGTCATTCCAAAAGCTCTGATGCCTCACGAG ATTTCTGGTCAAACTGTTGGGGAGGTAAGAACAGTTTTGGACATGCATGAGCGCAAAGCTGCTATGGCTCGAGAATCAGACGCTTTTATTGCTCTTCCTG GAGGATATGGGACGATGGAAGAGCTGTTAGAAATGATAACGTGGGCCCAACTCGGTATCCACAAAAAACCA GTTGGCCTGCTTAATGTTGATGGTTACTACAACTCTTTGTTGGCACTGTTTGATAACGGAGTCGTTGAAGGTTTCATTAAACCCGTCGCTCGAGAAATTGTGATATCTGCTCCAACAGCAAAGGAACTCATGGAAAAAATGGAG GAACATACTCCTTTCCGTGAAAACGTTGCGCCTCACGAAAGCTGGGAAATGGAGCACCTTGGTGATTATCCGAGCCATGAAACTAAACCATGA
- the LOC101210517 gene encoding probable magnesium transporter NIPA9 isoform X2: MWEPICLTLAAAAGNNIGKILQKKGTVILPPLSFKLKVIRAYAFNKTWIIGFLMDIFGAVLMLRALSLAPVSIIQPVSGCGLAILSIFSHFYLKEIMNVVDWMGIMLAGIGTIGVGAGGEEQKASAISVFHLPWLAFIMTILFVLLNGWLHFYKRQRREQELMEFEVVEEIIYGLESGILFGMASVISKMGFLFLEQGFHQILVPICILISICCSATGFYYQTRGLKHGRAIVVSTCAAVASIVTGVLAGMLALGEELPSSPTGRLFLLLGWLLIIIGVILLVSSSRLIRRLTWLYRRFKRSGVDRNFGHRSGSAVRLRDSSPSAIIQTTTLQNLLSSKAKADA; encoded by the exons ATGTGGGAACCGATTTGCTTAACTTTAGCCGCCGCGGCCGGCAACAATATTGGCAAAATACTTCAGAAGAAGGGCACCGTCATTCTTCCTCCTCTCTCTTTCAAGCTCAAG GTGATAAGGGCTTACGCTTTTAACAAAACGTGGATCATTGGTTTTCTGATGGATATATTTGGAGCCGTTTTAATGTTGAGAGCGCTATCCCTCGCCCCT GTTTCTATAATTCAACCAGTTTCTGGGTGTGGACTCGCCATCCTCTctatattttcacatttttatctGAAGGAAATTATGAATGTTGTTGATTGGATGGGGATTATGCTTGCTGGTATTGGCACCATAG GGGTTGGTGCTGGAGGCGAGGAGCAAAAAGCCTCTGCAATATCAGTTTTTCATTTGCCATGGCTAGCATTCATCATGACCATCTTGTTT GTTCTTCTAAATGGCTGGCTTCATTTCTACAAACGTCAAAGGAGAGAACAAGAGTTG ATGGAATTCGaagttgttgaagaaataATATATGGCTTGGAATCTGGCATTTTGTTCGG GATGGCGTCTGTAATATCAAAGATGGGATTCTTATTCTTGGAGCAGGGTTTCCACCAAATATTGGTTCCCATATGCATCTTGATAAGTATTTGTTGCAGCGCTACAGGATTTTACTATCAG ACTCGGGGACTAAAACATGGGAGGGCAATTGTGGTTTCTACATGTGCTGCGGTGGCATCCATTGTCACTGGTGTCCTTGCTGGCATGCTCGCCCTGGGTGAAGAATTGCCCTCATCACCAACTGGTCGCCTTTTCCTTCTGCTGGGATG GTTGCTAATCATCATAGGTGTTATTCTGCTCGTGAGTTCCTCACGACTGATCCGACGCCTTACTTGGCTATACCGGCGCTTTAAGCGAAGTGGTGTTGATAGGAACTTTGGGCATAGATCTGGATCAGCTGTCCGCTTAAGAGACTCAAGCCCAAGTGCAATCATTCAGACAACAACGTTGCAAAATTTGTTGTCTTCAAAAGCAAAGGCTGACGCTTGA
- the LOC101211005 gene encoding uncharacterized protein LOC101211005 isoform X4, whose amino-acid sequence MALNGQQPVEQQPAAQKIQIYPTSSTGVSPFWREKYEKDAKKYWDIFYKKHQDRFFKDRHYLDKEWGQYFCVEERKVVLETHKDFNESRVAAFVCDLTADDVSNHISPSSIDVVMMIFVLSAVSPEKMSLVLQNVKKVLKPTGHVLFRDYATGDLAQERFDCKDQKISENFYVRGDGTRAFYFSNEFLTSMFKANGFDVKELNVCCKQVENRSRELIMNRRWVQAVFSVSEFATPEVKLTAGFSGQVETEPSSKENCSEVPVNDFELDFSEGVAIDMFGIPPSQDNEIVEVDVRGWNFKIKVLSREFQHTCKSTGLMLWESARLMASVLAENPTICAGKRVLELGCGCGGICSMVAVGSANLVVATDGDSSALNLLSQNVNSNLDPHFLTKLITERLEWGNSIHIETIREISEEGFDVIIGTDVTYVAEAILPLFSTAKELISSSKDSESALIFCHVLRRVDEPTIVSTAHQFGFRLADSWTAGVSSKSSQSIVSSWFADRDWDIPSTALNIMYFLLDN is encoded by the exons ATGGCTTTGAATGGACAACAGCCTGTGGAGCAACAGCCAGCTGCTCAGAAGATTCAGATATACCCTACCTCTAGTACTGGAGTTTCTCCTTTCTGGAGAg AGAAGTATGAAAAGGATGCTAAGAAGTACTGGgatatcttttataaaaagcaTCAAGATCGA TTTTTCAAGGACCGACACTACCTGGACAAAGAATGGGGCCAATATTTTTGT gtagaagaaagaaaagttgttttgGAG ACACATAAAGACTTCAATGAGAGCCGTGTTGCTGCCTTTGTTTGTGATCTTACTGCTGATGACGTGAGCAACCACATTTCTCCGTCATCAATTGATGTAGTAATGATG atttttgttttgtctGCAGTTTCTCCAGAGAAGATGTCCCTGGTGTTgcaaaatgtgaaaaaagttttgaaa cCAACTGGACATGTTCTGTTTCGTGACTATGCAACTGGTGACCTTGCTCAG GAACGATTTGATTGTAAAGATCAAAAAATCAGTGAGAACTTTTATGTCCGAGGAGATGGAACT CGTGCTTTCTACTTCTCCAATGAGTTTCTTACAAGTATGTTTAAAGCAAATGGATTTGATGTTAAAGAACTCAACGTATGCTGCAAACAAGTTGAGAACAGATCAAGGGAATTGATCATGAatag GCGATGGGTTCAAGCTGTATTCAGCGTTTCAGAGTTTGCAACTCCAGAAGTTAAACTTACTGCAGGCTTTTCTGGTCAAGTTGAAACAGAACCTAGTTCGAAGGAGAATTGCTCGGAGGTGCCTGTCAATGATTTTGAACTTGACTTCTCTGAGGGTGTTGCAATTGATATGTTTGGAATTCCTCCTTCTCAGGATAATGAG ATTGTTGAGGTGGATGTTAGAGGGtggaatttcaaaattaaagttctCTCGAGAGAGTTTCAACACACCTGCAAATCCACCGGTTTGATGCTGTGGGAATCTGCTCGGTTGATGGCCTCTGTCCTGGCAGAAAATCCAACTATATGTGCTGGAAAGAGAGTGTTAGAGTTGGGGTGTGGCTGTGGGGGAATCTGCTCCATGGTTGCTGTTGGCTCCGCTAATCTCGTCGTTGCCACTGACGGAGATTCGAGTGCTCTCAATCTATTATCTCAAAACGTAAATTCAAATCTTGACCCACATTTCCTCACCAAACTAATTACCGAGAGACTAGAGTGGGGAAATAGCATCCATATTGAAACTATCAGAGAAATAAGCGAAGAAGGTTTTGATGTAATCATAGGGACTGATGTCACGTATGTTGCTGAGGCTATTTTGCCACTGTTTTCTACTGCAAAAGAGCTGATCTCATCTAGCAAGGATTCAGAAAGTGCATTGATTTTTTGCCACGTCCTGCGTCGAGTTGACGAGCCAACAATTGTGTCAACTGCTCATCAATTCGGTTTTAGGTTGGCTGATTCTTGGACTGCAGGAGTCTCATCTAAGTCATCCCAAAGCATTGTGAGCTCTTGGTTTGCTGATAGAGATTGGGATATCCCCAGTACTGCTTTGAATATTATGTACTTCCTTCTTGATAACTGA
- the LOC101210762 gene encoding uncharacterized protein LOC101210762: MEDYRYHGNGFSGGNNTEFNYATNSRNSYELRTYSATYAQTQMEIRDSQFKKGKSHSGSVSKSWSFSDPEFQRKKRVANYKMYSVEGKMKGSFRNSFRWLKRKCEHVVYGWW, translated from the coding sequence ATGGAAGATTACAGGTACCATGGAAATGGGTTCAGTGGAGGGAACAATACAGAGTTCAACTATGCCACAAACTCTCGAAATTCTTACGAATTGAGAACATATTCTGCCACTTACGCACAAACCCAGATGGAAATCAGGGATTCCCAATTCAAGAAAGGGAAATCTCATTCTGGGTCTGTCTCAAAATCTTGGAGTTTCTCGGACCCTGAATTtcagaggaagaagagagttGCTAACTACAAGATGTATTCTGTTGAAGGCAAAATGAAGGGTTCTTTCAGAAACAGTTTTAGATGGCTGAAACGTAAATGCGAACATGTCGTTTATGGCTGGTGGTGA
- the LOC101211005 gene encoding uncharacterized protein LOC101211005 isoform X1 — protein MDNSLWSNSQLLRRFRYTLPLVLEFLLSGERSMKRMLRSTGISFIKSIKIDSRMLSLICGFWKIYLFFKDRHYLDKEWGQYFCVEERKVVLEIGCGAGNTVFPLIATYPNVFIHACDFSPRAVNLVKTHKDFNESRVAAFVCDLTADDVSNHISPSSIDVVMMIFVLSAVSPEKMSLVLQNVKKVLKPTGHVLFRDYATGDLAQERFDCKDQKISENFYVRGDGTRAFYFSNEFLTSMFKANGFDVKELNVCCKQVENRSRELIMNRRWVQAVFSVSEFATPEVKLTAGFSGQVETEPSSKENCSEVPVNDFELDFSEGVAIDMFGIPPSQDNEIVEVDVRGWNFKIKVLSREFQHTCKSTGLMLWESARLMASVLAENPTICAGKRVLELGCGCGGICSMVAVGSANLVVATDGDSSALNLLSQNVNSNLDPHFLTKLITERLEWGNSIHIETIREISEEGFDVIIGTDVTYVAEAILPLFSTAKELISSSKDSESALIFCHVLRRVDEPTIVSTAHQFGFRLADSWTAGVSSKSSQSIVSSWFADRDWDIPSTALNIMYFLLDN, from the exons ATGGACAACAGCCTGTGGAGCAACAGCCAGCTGCTCAGAAGATTCAGATATACCCTACCTCTAGTACTGGAGTTTCTCCTTTCTGGAGAg AGAAGTATGAAAAGGATGCTAAGAAGTACTGGgatatcttttataaaaagcaTCAAGATCGA TAGTCGTATGCTGTCGTTGATTTGTGGATTTTGGAAGATTTATTTG TTTTTCAAGGACCGACACTACCTGGACAAAGAATGGGGCCAATATTTTTGT gtagaagaaagaaaagttgttttgGAG ATTGGCTGTGGAGCAGGAAACACTGTTTTTCCCTTGATTGCTACATACCCTAATGTTTTCATTCATGCATGTGATTTCTCACCTCGAGCAGTGAATTTAGTCAAG ACACATAAAGACTTCAATGAGAGCCGTGTTGCTGCCTTTGTTTGTGATCTTACTGCTGATGACGTGAGCAACCACATTTCTCCGTCATCAATTGATGTAGTAATGATG atttttgttttgtctGCAGTTTCTCCAGAGAAGATGTCCCTGGTGTTgcaaaatgtgaaaaaagttttgaaa cCAACTGGACATGTTCTGTTTCGTGACTATGCAACTGGTGACCTTGCTCAG GAACGATTTGATTGTAAAGATCAAAAAATCAGTGAGAACTTTTATGTCCGAGGAGATGGAACT CGTGCTTTCTACTTCTCCAATGAGTTTCTTACAAGTATGTTTAAAGCAAATGGATTTGATGTTAAAGAACTCAACGTATGCTGCAAACAAGTTGAGAACAGATCAAGGGAATTGATCATGAatag GCGATGGGTTCAAGCTGTATTCAGCGTTTCAGAGTTTGCAACTCCAGAAGTTAAACTTACTGCAGGCTTTTCTGGTCAAGTTGAAACAGAACCTAGTTCGAAGGAGAATTGCTCGGAGGTGCCTGTCAATGATTTTGAACTTGACTTCTCTGAGGGTGTTGCAATTGATATGTTTGGAATTCCTCCTTCTCAGGATAATGAG ATTGTTGAGGTGGATGTTAGAGGGtggaatttcaaaattaaagttctCTCGAGAGAGTTTCAACACACCTGCAAATCCACCGGTTTGATGCTGTGGGAATCTGCTCGGTTGATGGCCTCTGTCCTGGCAGAAAATCCAACTATATGTGCTGGAAAGAGAGTGTTAGAGTTGGGGTGTGGCTGTGGGGGAATCTGCTCCATGGTTGCTGTTGGCTCCGCTAATCTCGTCGTTGCCACTGACGGAGATTCGAGTGCTCTCAATCTATTATCTCAAAACGTAAATTCAAATCTTGACCCACATTTCCTCACCAAACTAATTACCGAGAGACTAGAGTGGGGAAATAGCATCCATATTGAAACTATCAGAGAAATAAGCGAAGAAGGTTTTGATGTAATCATAGGGACTGATGTCACGTATGTTGCTGAGGCTATTTTGCCACTGTTTTCTACTGCAAAAGAGCTGATCTCATCTAGCAAGGATTCAGAAAGTGCATTGATTTTTTGCCACGTCCTGCGTCGAGTTGACGAGCCAACAATTGTGTCAACTGCTCATCAATTCGGTTTTAGGTTGGCTGATTCTTGGACTGCAGGAGTCTCATCTAAGTCATCCCAAAGCATTGTGAGCTCTTGGTTTGCTGATAGAGATTGGGATATCCCCAGTACTGCTTTGAATATTATGTACTTCCTTCTTGATAACTGA
- the LOC101211005 gene encoding uncharacterized protein LOC101211005 isoform X3 has product MDNSLWSNSQLLRRFRYTLPLVLEFLLSGERSMKRMLRSTGISFIKSIKIDSRMLSLICGFWKIYLFFKDRHYLDKEWGQYFCVEERKVVLETHKDFNESRVAAFVCDLTADDVSNHISPSSIDVVMMIFVLSAVSPEKMSLVLQNVKKVLKPTGHVLFRDYATGDLAQERFDCKDQKISENFYVRGDGTRAFYFSNEFLTSMFKANGFDVKELNVCCKQVENRSRELIMNRRWVQAVFSVSEFATPEVKLTAGFSGQVETEPSSKENCSEVPVNDFELDFSEGVAIDMFGIPPSQDNEIVEVDVRGWNFKIKVLSREFQHTCKSTGLMLWESARLMASVLAENPTICAGKRVLELGCGCGGICSMVAVGSANLVVATDGDSSALNLLSQNVNSNLDPHFLTKLITERLEWGNSIHIETIREISEEGFDVIIGTDVTYVAEAILPLFSTAKELISSSKDSESALIFCHVLRRVDEPTIVSTAHQFGFRLADSWTAGVSSKSSQSIVSSWFADRDWDIPSTALNIMYFLLDN; this is encoded by the exons ATGGACAACAGCCTGTGGAGCAACAGCCAGCTGCTCAGAAGATTCAGATATACCCTACCTCTAGTACTGGAGTTTCTCCTTTCTGGAGAg AGAAGTATGAAAAGGATGCTAAGAAGTACTGGgatatcttttataaaaagcaTCAAGATCGA TAGTCGTATGCTGTCGTTGATTTGTGGATTTTGGAAGATTTATTTG TTTTTCAAGGACCGACACTACCTGGACAAAGAATGGGGCCAATATTTTTGT gtagaagaaagaaaagttgttttgGAG ACACATAAAGACTTCAATGAGAGCCGTGTTGCTGCCTTTGTTTGTGATCTTACTGCTGATGACGTGAGCAACCACATTTCTCCGTCATCAATTGATGTAGTAATGATG atttttgttttgtctGCAGTTTCTCCAGAGAAGATGTCCCTGGTGTTgcaaaatgtgaaaaaagttttgaaa cCAACTGGACATGTTCTGTTTCGTGACTATGCAACTGGTGACCTTGCTCAG GAACGATTTGATTGTAAAGATCAAAAAATCAGTGAGAACTTTTATGTCCGAGGAGATGGAACT CGTGCTTTCTACTTCTCCAATGAGTTTCTTACAAGTATGTTTAAAGCAAATGGATTTGATGTTAAAGAACTCAACGTATGCTGCAAACAAGTTGAGAACAGATCAAGGGAATTGATCATGAatag GCGATGGGTTCAAGCTGTATTCAGCGTTTCAGAGTTTGCAACTCCAGAAGTTAAACTTACTGCAGGCTTTTCTGGTCAAGTTGAAACAGAACCTAGTTCGAAGGAGAATTGCTCGGAGGTGCCTGTCAATGATTTTGAACTTGACTTCTCTGAGGGTGTTGCAATTGATATGTTTGGAATTCCTCCTTCTCAGGATAATGAG ATTGTTGAGGTGGATGTTAGAGGGtggaatttcaaaattaaagttctCTCGAGAGAGTTTCAACACACCTGCAAATCCACCGGTTTGATGCTGTGGGAATCTGCTCGGTTGATGGCCTCTGTCCTGGCAGAAAATCCAACTATATGTGCTGGAAAGAGAGTGTTAGAGTTGGGGTGTGGCTGTGGGGGAATCTGCTCCATGGTTGCTGTTGGCTCCGCTAATCTCGTCGTTGCCACTGACGGAGATTCGAGTGCTCTCAATCTATTATCTCAAAACGTAAATTCAAATCTTGACCCACATTTCCTCACCAAACTAATTACCGAGAGACTAGAGTGGGGAAATAGCATCCATATTGAAACTATCAGAGAAATAAGCGAAGAAGGTTTTGATGTAATCATAGGGACTGATGTCACGTATGTTGCTGAGGCTATTTTGCCACTGTTTTCTACTGCAAAAGAGCTGATCTCATCTAGCAAGGATTCAGAAAGTGCATTGATTTTTTGCCACGTCCTGCGTCGAGTTGACGAGCCAACAATTGTGTCAACTGCTCATCAATTCGGTTTTAGGTTGGCTGATTCTTGGACTGCAGGAGTCTCATCTAAGTCATCCCAAAGCATTGTGAGCTCTTGGTTTGCTGATAGAGATTGGGATATCCCCAGTACTGCTTTGAATATTATGTACTTCCTTCTTGATAACTGA